One Gimesia aquarii DNA segment encodes these proteins:
- a CDS encoding polysaccharide biosynthesis protein yields MFRSTVFWAVGLKTFTFWGSGVYKIRSRYITVLDLANLAKAVTLSSAGLALVDYLIFPNIMIPRSVFLIDWGCTILTVCGFCAGIRMVQDSSRIFRQQSDCKPAFIIGANESGAYLLRTIERNKKSCLKVVGFLDDHINRIGTRINGVPVLGSLQEMCSLAQRYGVSDILLPADEIPGMTVRQLVEDGNSVGIQVQVLPSYQQLLSGNVEMKPRPVCIEDLLGREPVQLDMQNISDWMDERVLMVTGSAGSIGSEICRQLLQFSPQKLILVDRTENSQFFLERELSKLGYNGRFDVVIADINDSKRMRAVMREYQPDILFHAAAYKHVPLMESNPGEAVKNIALATKHLADLAEEFEVGTFVMISSDKAVNPTNVMGANKRIAELYVQSLAAKSKCHFVTVRFGNVLGSAGSVVPIFTQQIQNGGPISVTDARMQRYFMTIPEASQLVIQAGAMGRGGEIFVLDMGEPVRIIDLAADLVRLSGLKLGEDIEIEFTGLRPGEKLYEELHIDGEKHVPTCHPKIMVAEKVHFSEQFIHEAYQRLANFTEQPSDLILQEIQRILPEFQSNYIKPGQDGFKRAA; encoded by the coding sequence ATGTTTCGGTCGACTGTCTTTTGGGCCGTCGGTTTAAAAACGTTTACATTCTGGGGTAGTGGTGTTTATAAAATTCGAAGCCGCTACATTACAGTACTGGATCTGGCTAATCTTGCCAAAGCAGTCACGCTGAGCTCAGCCGGTTTGGCGCTAGTCGATTATTTGATTTTTCCTAATATCATGATCCCCCGTTCGGTATTTCTAATTGACTGGGGTTGTACCATTTTGACTGTTTGTGGATTTTGTGCCGGAATTCGCATGGTTCAAGACAGCAGTCGTATTTTTCGCCAGCAGAGTGACTGCAAGCCAGCGTTTATTATCGGCGCTAATGAATCTGGTGCTTACTTGCTTCGAACTATTGAGCGGAATAAAAAATCATGTCTGAAAGTAGTCGGTTTTCTGGACGATCATATTAACCGAATTGGAACGCGAATTAATGGGGTTCCCGTTCTTGGATCTTTGCAGGAGATGTGTTCTCTGGCACAAAGATATGGAGTTTCAGACATTCTGCTACCAGCTGATGAAATTCCGGGTATGACAGTGCGTCAACTTGTTGAGGATGGTAATTCTGTAGGGATTCAGGTTCAAGTACTCCCCAGTTATCAACAACTTCTGTCTGGTAACGTCGAAATGAAACCACGTCCGGTTTGTATTGAAGACTTGTTAGGACGAGAACCTGTTCAACTCGACATGCAAAATATATCTGATTGGATGGATGAGCGTGTCTTGATGGTAACCGGTAGTGCAGGAAGTATTGGTTCAGAAATTTGCCGTCAGCTATTGCAATTTTCTCCCCAAAAACTGATTCTGGTAGACCGAACAGAGAACAGTCAGTTCTTTCTGGAACGTGAATTATCTAAATTGGGATACAACGGACGATTCGATGTTGTGATCGCAGATATTAATGACTCAAAGCGAATGCGAGCCGTCATGCGAGAGTATCAGCCTGATATTCTCTTTCACGCAGCAGCTTATAAACATGTTCCACTAATGGAAAGTAATCCGGGAGAAGCGGTTAAAAACATCGCACTCGCAACAAAACATCTGGCAGACCTGGCAGAGGAATTTGAAGTTGGCACTTTCGTGATGATTTCATCCGACAAGGCCGTCAACCCAACCAATGTAATGGGGGCCAACAAACGGATTGCTGAACTCTATGTTCAATCACTGGCTGCAAAATCAAAGTGCCATTTTGTGACGGTCCGATTTGGGAATGTTCTAGGATCAGCAGGCAGTGTTGTGCCAATTTTTACACAACAAATCCAGAATGGTGGCCCCATTTCGGTAACCGATGCCCGAATGCAACGTTACTTTATGACGATTCCTGAGGCCTCTCAATTAGTCATTCAGGCAGGTGCTATGGGGCGCGGTGGAGAGATTTTTGTACTCGATATGGGAGAACCGGTTCGTATTATTGATCTGGCTGCAGATCTGGTTCGATTATCAGGTTTGAAATTAGGCGAAGATATCGAAATTGAATTTACTGGATTGCGTCCTGGCGAAAAGCTTTACGAAGAATTACATATCGATGGAGAGAAGCACGTACCTACGTGCCATCCTAAAATTATGGTTGCCGAGAAAGTCCATTTCAGTGAACAATTCATTCACGAAGCATATCAACGACTTGCTAACTTCACTGAGCAACCTTCGGATCTGATTCTGCAAGAAATCCAGAGAATTCTACCAGAATTTCAATCTAATTATATTAAGCCTGGCCAAGACGGTTTCAAAAGAGCCGCTTAA
- the lnt gene encoding apolipoprotein N-acyltransferase, giving the protein MAFSTLTFENSHSDHSSTEKSPVSEDVPSKEDSQNGFPLGKDIQKIINTARTSPAPALGAWLMSGLTACLMWASFTPLDIGPLGWVCLIPLLLLVRIPRKTRFMYSVIYCSGFLFTLVSFQWMRLGDPTMYIAWFALAVYVAIYFPVFVVLTRTAVHRFRIPLPAAAPVIWVGLEYMRAYLLTGFSWYYIGHTQYRWIELIQISDITGAYGVSFLVVLLAACFADLVPASLMRRFKLFPMKLNAEEQSLDQTGLKHIIQTAVCLSLFFAVLGYGYVRRSQAAFQEGPRTALIQGNFPTSVKHDPGEWRSIYLKHQILMGAAVRYQPDLIIWPETMFRWPLIERNGKTNQELQKIAPEIPLEKWNEPSVRKALSNMSQEANAALVIGLDTIAAGDSKVEHFNSAVFVRPDYGLVSRYDKVHRVPFGEYLPLRDTLPFLQYFTPYGASFGIDPGQHIANFEYQNWNFAPIICFEDTVPHLVRTMMNQSSEPNSTGKSIDCLVNLTNDGWFHGSSELDQHLITAAFRCVENRTPMVRAVNTGISAVIDGDGMIIEPDVFIDGDNQGRTTFVNAKTGRWNKSMNAVVIDTIPLDHRTSLYTKYGDWFAGICCFFTLFVFFMALLTLKRKPATVKP; this is encoded by the coding sequence ATGGCCTTTAGCACCCTGACGTTTGAAAATTCTCACTCTGATCACTCATCGACGGAAAAATCTCCCGTGTCTGAAGATGTGCCTTCGAAAGAAGATTCGCAGAATGGTTTCCCTTTGGGGAAGGACATTCAAAAAATCATCAATACCGCGCGCACCTCTCCAGCCCCAGCTTTAGGCGCTTGGCTGATGTCGGGGCTCACTGCCTGTCTGATGTGGGCCAGCTTTACTCCTCTGGATATTGGTCCGCTGGGATGGGTTTGCCTGATTCCACTTTTGCTTCTCGTGAGAATTCCACGTAAGACACGTTTTATGTATTCGGTAATCTATTGTTCTGGGTTCTTATTCACCCTTGTGTCATTTCAGTGGATGAGGTTAGGTGACCCCACCATGTATATCGCCTGGTTTGCACTAGCGGTATATGTCGCAATTTATTTTCCTGTATTCGTTGTGCTCACACGCACTGCCGTCCATCGTTTTCGCATTCCATTACCGGCAGCTGCTCCCGTCATTTGGGTTGGGCTGGAATATATGCGCGCCTACTTACTTACCGGGTTCTCGTGGTACTACATCGGACATACGCAATATCGCTGGATCGAACTCATCCAGATCAGTGATATTACAGGTGCTTATGGAGTGAGCTTTTTGGTAGTGCTGTTAGCAGCCTGTTTCGCAGATCTGGTACCCGCTTCTCTCATGAGACGATTCAAACTGTTTCCGATGAAACTTAATGCTGAGGAGCAGAGCCTGGATCAGACTGGCTTAAAACATATCATTCAGACTGCAGTTTGCCTGAGTCTGTTTTTTGCTGTTCTGGGATACGGATACGTTCGTCGCTCACAGGCTGCATTTCAAGAGGGACCACGTACAGCATTAATTCAAGGTAACTTTCCGACATCTGTTAAACATGATCCTGGTGAGTGGCGGTCAATCTATTTGAAGCATCAGATTTTAATGGGTGCAGCGGTTCGCTATCAGCCCGACCTAATCATCTGGCCGGAAACAATGTTCCGTTGGCCCTTAATCGAGCGTAACGGAAAAACTAATCAGGAATTACAAAAGATCGCTCCCGAAATACCTTTAGAAAAATGGAATGAACCATCTGTCCGGAAAGCACTCAGTAACATGAGTCAGGAAGCCAATGCAGCTCTGGTAATTGGTCTGGATACCATTGCTGCTGGAGATTCTAAAGTGGAGCACTTTAATTCCGCCGTCTTTGTACGTCCTGACTATGGTCTCGTTTCACGTTATGATAAAGTCCACCGAGTCCCCTTTGGTGAATATTTACCTTTGAGAGACACACTACCATTCTTACAATATTTTACTCCCTATGGTGCCTCCTTTGGTATTGATCCAGGGCAACATATTGCCAATTTCGAATATCAAAATTGGAATTTTGCTCCGATTATCTGTTTCGAAGATACGGTACCGCATCTCGTACGCACGATGATGAATCAGTCATCTGAACCCAACTCAACGGGCAAATCGATCGACTGTCTTGTCAATCTGACAAATGACGGATGGTTTCATGGCTCGAGTGAACTGGATCAACATTTGATTACAGCAGCCTTCCGTTGTGTTGAAAATCGAACGCCCATGGTACGAGCCGTGAATACTGGCATCTCGGCAGTGATTGATGGAGATGGTATGATTATTGAGCCAGATGTCTTTATCGATGGCGATAATCAAGGACGTACCACATTTGTGAATGCCAAAACAGGTCGTTGGAATAAATCAATGAATGCGGTTGTCATCGATACAATTCCACTCGACCATCGAACAAGCCTCTACACGAAATATGGTGACTGGTTTGCTGGAATCTGCTGTTTCTTCACCTTATTCGTATTTTTTATGGCTCTACTAACTCTAAAACGAAAACCAGCCACGGTGAAGCCTTAA
- a CDS encoding translocase, with protein MNFISSLTERLRVFLLTGENEIPAPWWDIIEQIQILQEGLSSYSDSQLFDEWHSLRYRAQSGESLTKIMPEAFAVVSEQMKRHLGMTPYSVQYLGAFAMHEGAIAEMQTGEGKTLTAALTLCLNALLDHGIHIATANDYLAKRDANWLSPVYHSLGMTVGVITTTSSLSERQAAYECDITYGTAREFGFDYLRDLLASPEFDTIISSRRRQLFGQRDQQREQQFLNSRQPYMVIIDEADSILIDEARTPLIIGQTNAIEEEQLAVACEWSANHVGKLKEEVHYIAHGPQRGMELTEAGRRIVREMLLQHDAPSGLDTGTAYLSSERALRVQNYFQKGRDYVIRDEKVAIVDEFTGRISEGRMWQNGIHQAIEAKEGLDITSPTKVGAQTTVQELFSRYPRRAGMTGTAESAAGELKKIYNTPVIKIPTNLPSKRQVLAEQVFLTAEEKWAAIVSETIAMQRRGRPVLIGTRSVNLSNQLSAQLLQAGLDHEVLHALNHENEAAIIKQAGQPGRITVATNMAGRGTDIILDQEVIKSGGLHVICSELHESARIDRQLTGRSARQGDPGSARIFLSFEDDILTTGLGIQRSQELYSTYRESSQDLKTAVRYFYQAQKRVEKHHEQQRVELVDRINQRRQTLQQMGQHANLDVH; from the coding sequence GTGAATTTCATCAGCTCACTCACTGAACGGCTTCGCGTATTTCTCCTGACCGGAGAAAATGAAATTCCTGCACCCTGGTGGGATATCATTGAGCAGATTCAAATCCTGCAAGAGGGTCTCTCATCCTACTCCGATTCTCAGCTTTTTGACGAATGGCATTCACTTCGCTATCGTGCACAAAGTGGTGAATCGCTTACAAAAATAATGCCAGAAGCCTTTGCCGTTGTCAGTGAGCAAATGAAAAGGCACCTGGGTATGACACCTTATTCAGTGCAATATTTGGGTGCGTTTGCCATGCATGAAGGCGCGATTGCTGAAATGCAGACGGGCGAAGGTAAGACTTTGACTGCTGCATTAACGCTTTGTTTGAATGCGCTACTCGATCATGGAATTCATATTGCAACGGCCAATGATTATCTCGCCAAGCGCGATGCTAATTGGTTAAGTCCTGTCTATCACTCACTGGGAATGACAGTGGGAGTAATAACAACTACCTCTTCGCTATCAGAGCGCCAGGCCGCATATGAGTGTGACATTACTTATGGAACTGCGCGAGAATTTGGCTTTGATTACTTACGAGATCTGCTTGCTTCTCCGGAGTTTGATACAATTATCTCTTCTCGACGTCGGCAGTTATTCGGCCAGCGAGATCAACAAAGAGAACAACAGTTTTTGAATTCTCGTCAGCCTTACATGGTGATTATAGATGAAGCAGACAGTATTTTGATTGATGAGGCGAGAACGCCATTGATCATAGGACAAACCAATGCAATCGAAGAAGAACAATTGGCGGTTGCCTGCGAATGGAGTGCCAATCATGTTGGTAAACTGAAAGAAGAGGTCCATTACATTGCTCATGGACCACAGCGCGGAATGGAATTGACTGAAGCGGGGCGCCGCATTGTGCGTGAAATGTTATTACAGCATGATGCGCCTTCTGGCCTTGATACAGGAACTGCTTATCTTTCATCAGAACGAGCATTACGGGTTCAGAACTATTTCCAGAAGGGCCGCGATTATGTGATCAGAGATGAAAAAGTTGCAATAGTCGATGAATTTACCGGACGTATCTCTGAAGGTCGAATGTGGCAGAATGGCATTCATCAGGCAATTGAAGCGAAAGAGGGGCTCGATATCACATCACCCACAAAAGTGGGTGCGCAAACGACGGTGCAGGAATTATTCTCGCGTTATCCAAGGAGGGCGGGTATGACGGGTACTGCAGAGTCAGCAGCCGGTGAACTAAAGAAAATCTATAATACTCCTGTGATAAAAATTCCCACGAATCTTCCTTCGAAACGTCAAGTACTCGCCGAGCAGGTGTTTTTGACAGCAGAAGAAAAATGGGCCGCCATTGTTAGTGAAACTATTGCAATGCAACGTCGAGGAAGGCCTGTGCTGATCGGTACTCGTTCTGTTAATCTGTCTAATCAATTATCAGCACAACTTTTGCAAGCAGGACTGGACCATGAAGTTTTGCACGCGTTGAATCATGAGAATGAAGCCGCCATCATTAAGCAGGCGGGACAGCCTGGTCGAATCACTGTTGCGACTAACATGGCTGGCCGTGGTACTGATATCATTCTTGACCAAGAAGTAATCAAAAGTGGTGGTTTGCATGTGATTTGTTCAGAACTACATGAATCTGCACGTATCGATCGACAATTGACGGGGCGTTCTGCACGTCAGGGAGATCCAGGTAGCGCACGAATCTTTCTATCATTCGAAGATGACATATTAACTACTGGCCTGGGAATACAAAGATCGCAGGAGCTTTATTCCACTTATCGCGAGTCCAGCCAGGACCTGAAGACAGCCGTTCGTTATTTTTATCAAGCTCAAAAACGTGTTGAAAAACACCATGAACAGCAACGAGTTGAATTGGTGGATCGCATTAATCAACGCCGTCAAACGCTTCAGCAGATGGGGCAGCACGCCAATCTCGACGTGCATTGA
- a CDS encoding anthranilate synthase component II, translating into MLFVLDNYDSFTYNLVQRFGEIDPSLDIQVVRNNQTSIEEVEQRSPEKIIISPGPCTPREAGLSKELIQYFAGKVPILGVCLGHQCIAEVFGAKVIRANRLMHGKVSLVHHDGTGVFENLPSPFQATRYHSLIVPEASFSDELEISAWVEEAGHPKEIMGIRHQKYSVHGVQFHPESFLTMEGVALLKNFLQLPAEQLTNS; encoded by the coding sequence GTGCTATTTGTTCTCGATAACTACGATTCTTTTACCTATAACCTTGTCCAACGGTTTGGGGAAATAGATCCTTCATTGGATATACAGGTTGTTCGTAACAATCAGACATCGATTGAAGAAGTGGAACAGCGCTCCCCGGAAAAGATTATTATTTCTCCGGGCCCTTGCACTCCTCGCGAGGCAGGGCTTTCCAAAGAGCTGATTCAATATTTCGCTGGAAAAGTTCCCATTCTTGGCGTTTGCCTGGGACATCAATGTATTGCTGAAGTATTTGGTGCAAAAGTCATCCGCGCGAATCGGCTGATGCATGGAAAAGTATCGCTGGTTCACCATGATGGAACTGGTGTTTTTGAAAATCTTCCTTCTCCTTTTCAAGCAACACGATATCACAGTTTGATCGTTCCAGAGGCGTCTTTCTCTGACGAGCTTGAAATCAGTGCCTGGGTTGAAGAAGCAGGGCATCCCAAAGAAATCATGGGAATCCGCCATCAAAAGTATTCTGTGCATGGGGTTCAATTTCATCCTGAAAGCTTTCTTACCATGGAGGGAGTCGCACTATTGAAAAACTTCCTGCAACTTCCAGCAGAACAACTAACTAATTCTTGA
- the glp gene encoding gephyrin-like molybdotransferase Glp, translating to MLSVQEAFHLILQTVKPVTPHQCSLLEAYHCVLAEGTVSDVNVPPFDKALMDGFAVRSADLPTGEATLQIQETIYAGSVPTLPLQAGQTSQIMTGAPLPEGADAVVQIEHCILNEKQQTVQIETSLVTPGKNMLYRSSVLEAGATVLEAGTFLRPQEIGALAETGSPIVSVRRAPSLAILATGDELVPPEQPPQPGQIRNSNEIMLHTQIFQSQANAIPLGIARDERNHLREKILEGLKSDFLLLSGGVSAGTLDLVPSELQAAGVRQVFHKVNLKPGKPLWFGILEEANRTPCYIFGLPGNPVSSMVCFELFVKLAIRQFMGFPTPEAVPVQARLQLEFQSKGNRPTYHPAQVEWKDGEAIVSPLKTLGSADLRSTVNANAVALFPAGNQLYQAGDKVDTFLW from the coding sequence ATGCTGAGTGTTCAAGAGGCGTTTCACCTGATTTTGCAAACGGTAAAGCCAGTTACCCCACATCAGTGTTCATTGCTTGAAGCCTATCACTGCGTACTTGCTGAGGGAACCGTCAGTGATGTGAACGTTCCCCCATTTGATAAAGCTTTGATGGATGGGTTTGCAGTCAGAAGTGCTGATTTACCGACCGGTGAGGCAACACTGCAAATCCAGGAAACAATCTATGCTGGCAGTGTTCCAACGTTACCTCTCCAAGCGGGACAAACATCGCAAATTATGACAGGCGCTCCCCTTCCTGAAGGAGCAGATGCTGTCGTTCAAATTGAACATTGTATACTTAATGAAAAGCAACAGACCGTACAAATTGAAACATCTCTGGTAACTCCCGGAAAAAATATGCTCTATCGATCCTCTGTACTCGAAGCCGGTGCCACTGTGCTTGAAGCGGGGACATTTCTCAGGCCTCAGGAAATAGGAGCCTTAGCAGAAACAGGTAGTCCCATTGTTTCTGTGCGGCGTGCTCCAAGTCTTGCGATTTTGGCAACCGGCGACGAACTAGTTCCACCAGAGCAACCACCTCAACCGGGACAGATCCGTAACTCAAATGAAATCATGTTACACACACAAATTTTCCAATCACAGGCAAATGCGATTCCCCTCGGAATCGCACGTGATGAACGAAATCATTTAAGAGAAAAAATTCTTGAAGGTTTAAAGAGCGATTTTCTCTTACTCTCAGGTGGTGTTTCTGCAGGTACACTAGACTTGGTTCCTTCGGAACTACAGGCAGCTGGCGTGCGACAGGTGTTTCATAAAGTAAATTTGAAGCCGGGAAAACCACTCTGGTTTGGAATTCTTGAGGAAGCAAACCGAACTCCCTGTTATATTTTTGGATTACCCGGAAACCCGGTCAGTAGCATGGTTTGCTTTGAATTATTTGTAAAATTGGCGATTCGACAATTCATGGGTTTTCCCACACCAGAAGCGGTTCCTGTGCAAGCTCGTTTGCAACTCGAATTTCAATCTAAAGGAAACCGTCCGACGTATCACCCCGCTCAGGTTGAGTGGAAAGATGGTGAAGCCATTGTTTCTCCCCTGAAAACCTTAGGTTCAGCCGACTTACGTTCAACGGTAAACGCGAATGCCGTCGCTTTGTTTCCTGCTGGAAATCAGCTTTACCAAGCAGGTGATAAGGTTGATACTTTTTTATGGTAG
- a CDS encoding DNA-methyltransferase: MFVTNAFVEKISDSKIPQSSLPHMSNINQIHIQDCIEGMQELEAESIDLAFADPPFNIGYEYDQYEDRLESEQYLDWCSLWISEVVRLLKPDGTFWLAIGDEYAAELKVMMQRELGLTCRSWVIWYYTFGVNCKNKFSRSHAHLFHMVKDSKRFTFNADNPSIRIPSARQLVYGDKRANPNGRLPDDTWILRPQDIPESFQADEDTWYFPRINGTFKERQGWHGCQMPEQLLGRIIRACSHPEEVVLDPFSGSGTTLAVAKKLDRQFIGFELSEEYGARAQQRLAEIVVGQPLDGQENPLVSAPSTKNGKRLNNQESETATKKSSSKSKQNPRQKKLL; encoded by the coding sequence ATGTTCGTTACAAACGCATTCGTAGAAAAAATTAGTGATTCTAAAATTCCGCAGTCATCATTACCGCACATGTCAAACATCAATCAGATACATATTCAGGACTGCATTGAAGGTATGCAGGAACTCGAAGCGGAGTCCATTGATTTGGCATTCGCTGATCCTCCCTTCAATATCGGCTATGAATATGATCAGTATGAAGATCGTCTTGAAAGCGAACAGTACCTCGATTGGTGTTCGCTCTGGATATCTGAAGTTGTTCGATTATTAAAGCCGGATGGAACGTTCTGGCTGGCTATTGGTGATGAATATGCTGCTGAACTCAAAGTCATGATGCAGCGTGAATTGGGATTGACCTGTCGCAGTTGGGTTATCTGGTATTATACTTTTGGAGTCAATTGTAAAAATAAGTTTAGTCGTTCGCATGCGCACTTATTTCACATGGTCAAAGATTCCAAGCGATTTACGTTCAATGCCGATAATCCTTCGATTCGAATTCCCTCTGCTCGTCAACTCGTCTATGGTGATAAGCGGGCCAATCCCAATGGACGGCTTCCCGATGATACCTGGATTTTAAGGCCACAAGATATTCCCGAGAGTTTTCAAGCTGACGAGGATACTTGGTATTTTCCTCGTATCAATGGGACATTTAAAGAACGTCAAGGCTGGCACGGCTGTCAAATGCCGGAACAACTCTTAGGCCGCATCATTCGAGCCTGCTCGCATCCGGAAGAAGTTGTACTTGATCCTTTTTCTGGTAGCGGGACTACGCTGGCTGTTGCCAAAAAGTTAGACCGCCAGTTTATTGGTTTTGAGCTTTCGGAAGAATATGGCGCGCGAGCTCAACAACGTCTGGCTGAAATTGTGGTGGGACAACCTCTGGATGGTCAGGAGAATCCTCTAGTCAGCGCCCCTTCTACTAAAAATGGGAAACGTCTCAACAACCAAGAGTCGGAAACAGCCACGAAAAAGAGTTCTTCTAAGAGTAAGCAAAATCCTCGACAGAAGAAATTGCTCTAA
- a CDS encoding efflux RND transporter permease subunit produces MSTRNPRYVRRYVVTVFVLVILAPFLIYGAHQSVESMCIAPEKWAPPFMKSRLDYDRFMKDFESNDLILISWPGCSVDDPRLLKLEEALYAPRTTDFGETHASLFDRIVSGAGTVKSLTSPPLKLSQDEAVARLEGVLVGKNHKDSCAVIILTHRGNELRKQSIEHVLNVAEEVCQLPREDFHITGPPVDGVAIDRASIHSVNLFGALSAILATGLCWLCIRSWMLTGTILLAGLFGQGLVLAMVYFIGAHLDAVLIIMPSLVFVLTISAGVHLVNYYYDELFATSAKSKVEAKTAVQNGFSKGWKPCLLAAITTAIGLGSLMVSQIFPIALFGLLASLGLVITLCVLLLILPGAMQLWPPQQILKYNQEGQTKTTPKYFTRISSWMEKLPKWLERYSVPVFLSALMLMAISAYGLLSIRSSVDVPSLFPEGSQVLKDYQFNEDRMGPLIPVEVVIEFGPECKKTFLQRLRIIDNIEKTIKDIDGYTGTMSAATFGPNPVKHNGFESIFRKVVTNKKLEENRKAIVNSVYLSDTDGKESWRISARVPALDKIDYGAALNKLKTTLQPELEKYGEQGVQLTAYYTGIMPLIHTVQQLILQDLTRSFTTAFILVALVIIIVQRSLWTGLLSMLPNIFPIVVVFGLMGWLDIPLDIGAVMTASVALGIAIDDTLHFLAWFRREKSLNRSSEEAVRSALKHCGRAMIHTTFICGLGLLVFGFSDFIPTQRFAWMMLALLTTALIGDLLFLPAMLIQPFVKHIQFAKQGLSNKLSVTSSPLSIK; encoded by the coding sequence ATGAGTACTCGAAATCCTCGTTATGTTCGCCGCTACGTCGTCACTGTTTTTGTTTTGGTGATATTAGCACCGTTTCTCATTTATGGTGCGCATCAAAGCGTCGAAAGCATGTGTATTGCCCCTGAAAAGTGGGCACCGCCTTTCATGAAATCGCGGCTCGACTATGATCGGTTTATGAAGGACTTTGAAAGTAACGACCTGATCTTAATTAGTTGGCCTGGTTGCTCTGTAGATGATCCGCGACTCCTCAAATTAGAAGAAGCTTTATACGCACCGCGCACTACGGATTTTGGAGAGACACATGCTTCATTGTTTGACCGCATTGTCAGCGGAGCAGGAACCGTAAAAAGTTTAACGTCTCCTCCACTCAAACTCTCCCAAGATGAAGCAGTAGCGCGTTTGGAGGGAGTCTTGGTTGGTAAGAACCATAAAGACAGTTGCGCGGTTATTATTCTGACACACCGTGGAAATGAGTTACGTAAGCAATCAATAGAACATGTCCTTAATGTAGCAGAAGAAGTCTGTCAGTTGCCTCGAGAAGATTTTCACATCACAGGCCCTCCTGTAGATGGTGTTGCCATTGATCGGGCGAGTATTCACAGTGTGAATCTGTTTGGCGCTTTGTCTGCTATTCTAGCAACTGGTTTGTGCTGGCTTTGTATCCGTTCCTGGATGCTCACGGGAACGATCCTGCTGGCAGGTTTGTTTGGTCAGGGACTCGTACTCGCAATGGTCTATTTCATCGGAGCTCATCTGGATGCCGTTTTGATTATTATGCCATCACTGGTTTTTGTACTTACCATTTCAGCGGGCGTTCACTTAGTAAACTACTATTACGATGAACTGTTTGCGACGAGTGCCAAGTCTAAGGTCGAAGCAAAAACAGCGGTTCAGAATGGTTTTTCCAAAGGTTGGAAACCGTGTCTACTGGCTGCTATCACTACAGCCATTGGACTGGGATCGTTAATGGTCAGCCAGATTTTTCCTATCGCGCTATTTGGTCTTTTAGCTTCTTTAGGTTTAGTAATCACGCTGTGTGTCCTGTTGCTGATCTTACCGGGAGCAATGCAGCTATGGCCACCACAGCAAATCTTGAAGTACAATCAGGAAGGTCAAACTAAGACGACTCCAAAATATTTTACCAGAATCTCATCCTGGATGGAAAAATTACCGAAGTGGCTTGAACGGTATTCTGTTCCTGTTTTCCTGTCAGCATTAATGCTGATGGCCATTTCGGCTTATGGCTTACTTTCTATTCGATCTTCAGTTGATGTTCCTTCGCTGTTTCCAGAAGGAAGCCAGGTCCTGAAAGATTACCAGTTCAACGAAGATCGAATGGGCCCATTGATTCCTGTTGAAGTCGTTATAGAATTTGGTCCTGAGTGTAAGAAAACATTTTTGCAAAGACTGCGGATCATCGACAATATTGAAAAAACAATAAAAGATATCGATGGATATACAGGCACAATGTCGGCAGCGACATTTGGTCCAAACCCAGTCAAACATAATGGCTTTGAATCAATCTTTAGAAAAGTTGTCACAAATAAAAAGCTGGAAGAAAACCGGAAGGCGATCGTGAATTCCGTATATCTGTCGGATACCGATGGTAAAGAATCGTGGCGAATCAGTGCGCGGGTTCCCGCGCTCGATAAAATTGACTATGGGGCTGCTTTAAATAAACTAAAAACGACTTTGCAGCCCGAACTTGAAAAGTATGGTGAACAGGGTGTGCAATTGACGGCATATTACACCGGAATTATGCCTTTGATTCATACAGTTCAGCAATTGATTCTACAAGATCTCACCCGGAGCTTTACGACTGCTTTTATACTGGTGGCTCTGGTCATCATAATTGTACAACGTAGCCTCTGGACTGGATTATTGAGCATGCTACCCAATATTTTCCCCATAGTCGTTGTTTTTGGTTTGATGGGTTGGCTGGATATCCCATTGGATATCGGAGCAGTAATGACTGCCAGCGTCGCCCTGGGAATAGCCATTGATGACACGTTACATTTCCTGGCATGGTTCCGTAGAGAAAAGTCGTTGAACCGTTCCAGTGAAGAAGCAGTTCGCTCTGCCTTGAAACACTGTGGACGGGCGATGATTCATACAACGTTTATTTGCGGACTGGGATTACTTGTATTTGGATTTAGCGATTTTATCCCTACACAACGCTTTGCCTGGATGATGTTAGCACTACTCACAACCGCATTGATTGGCGACTTGTTATTCCTGCCTGCAATGTTGATACAGCCTTTTGTGAAGCACATCCAGTTCGCAAAACAAGGCTTGTCCAATAAACTGAGCGTTACTTCTTCACCACTTTCTATAAAGTAA